The Coffea arabica cultivar ET-39 chromosome 6e, Coffea Arabica ET-39 HiFi, whole genome shotgun sequence genome contains the following window.
CAAATTTCCTCACTAACATGTAACATACCTTTCAAGGTATGATAGGCCAAAGTTGACATCTTTCAGTAGTGAGGATAAACCTGGTTTATCTCATATCTAAATACCAGAAAAGCTTGCATACTTCATGAAAAGATATTGTAACTGATAGGCAAATTCTTTCCTTAATAACCTTTTGTATTCTGAATAGTCATATGTGTTAGGTAAGTTACATCAATACCTCATACAAATCGTCATAgaatacaaaattaaataataCAACATCCTTTATTGCTCATGCCAATAATGTAGATGAATAACAGTTCTGGTACTTGTTAGCAACATTTTGTGGATGGATAACTGCTAATTAGCTATATCTATATTGACGTATAAAAAATAGATGTTGTCTAAGAACTATGCCATAAAAATGCTAAATTAACAATcaacaagagaaaatgaaacTGATTGTCCAATGCCAGCTACAGTCCATAATTCAAATTTCATAACcatattcaaatttaaactgCATAATTAAAAAACTTAATACCCATAAAATAAAACAACATATGAAATTTATAATCTATAAAACGCAGCCTTGAtagaaaattttgacaaaaatttttaaaaaattaaaaatatactATGTGGTACTACAGTTTCAAACTTAACTTGTTACGCCCCATTTTTTGCGATAAAAGGTTTTTGTAAAAAAGTGTTTtgcatttaaaaaatataagtgaaaaaGGACTTAAAATGGGATTTTAAAAAATGTGACAGTTTGGATctaaaatttagtctaaaaggggtttttaagaaaataggAGTCGGCACTTGATATTGAGTTTAGGTGTATCTAAtcaatcaaaaatatttttaacagaactaaaataaaacaaaaataaaaaataaaataaaaccctttttgacaactccaacattttgaaaataagagaaaatgagttcggGAATCATAGTTGAAAAAAGGAAAGGCAAAGGTTTGATTGACTCAAACCTACGGAACTCTTTCAATCTAGTCTAAGCGAGGTTTAGtcaaattttcctaatctagtccttaaatttattacatttggatgtttcatatatggatgcaaacctaaatttaaagaagatgttgaaatggacaaaatgttcattcaagatTTAATTGGTATCAATTGCATTAATTGTGAAGGCCAAAATAATCCCTTGAAAGGGTCACGAGCATGCAAAgataaaatttaaagaaaaaaattaaattgtatacataggtataagtgatcaaagaaaagggaatacAACATAATGTGTACGAGAAATAAAAACTCGTAATacaatttttcttataaaagggTTAATGGAatatttaaactaaagagttataatcacccatttctcATATTCGAAAAATGACTTTTCTAACATAAGCAcacaaatgaactaacttatttttctaattttctaaatgaAATGCGAATCTAAATGATATGACTGATGTATATAGGGATAAAGGAATAATATAAAGgaaaatatcatacaaatgagaaagtatcctaaaaataggaaaaatatatGAAAATGCAATGAATGTCACACAAAAGATGAATCTAATGCCCGAAGGACCTAAGAGTCTAGCGTTAGACTAATCTATTTATAGaaattctcactagcgttgaACTAGTAAGAAAGTGGAAGGAAAAATCACaattagcgttggactagtgtgtgGTGATGTTATGCATTCATCATTtgaaaataaagcatataaaatataaattaaacaaATCAACATATAGgatcacataaaacacatagtaggtaaacataatatctagatgcaaaatcctaagaaaaacAGATAAGACACATAAACATAcaaaaacctatctattacagtcAGGAGAGGGGCCTAACCACAATCTAAAaaggaaacaagagaaaagaaatctttccaacctatctattacagttAAGaacctaactacaatctaaaatggggaaatataataaaataaacctatctattctatctattacatttgtttatctaattacaatttttgtaaaagtaagaaaaaagaaaaagaaaatattattatCTATTATGTATCgaggtatttttttttcactaactttttaattttattcattCGAGATCACGAATACATCGACTACCGGGAAAAACCCCAGTTAGTACAGCCTATGCACGTCCTACCCTAACACGCCTAACCGATGGCACCCCAAGTCTATTTAACCGGCACTCTCCCCGAGCCACCGAGGGAAGAGTGTGCTCAGTAAAGTAAACTCTAACCAGCTCTTGCGGATGAGAGACCCCCACATTGGATAATAAATCAGCAACCTTATTCGCCTCTTTGTAACGATGCTCAAACTGAACCCCCTCTACCAGGTGCCAGACTTGTTCCACCTCTCTTCTAACAGACCAAGGACAAAGGCATCGCCGCTGGAGTATGTCAATTAATAACATCGAATCCGATTGCACTATCCTGGGGAGAAATCCCTTTCCAAGACACAACTGAACACCCTTCAACATGGCCAACACTTCAGCACGAAGACTAGTAGCCTTCCCCAGGTAGGCCGAGAAAGCAACCAATAACTGCCCATCAGAGTCTCTAAGTAAGCCGCCTCCACCTCGCTCCCGGGTTTCCCTTAGAACAACCATCCGTATTGAGCACCATATCTGCTTGACCCCCTGCCCTCCACCGAACAATTCTGAACTCTTACAAATCAGTCGATTGAGCTACCCTTTC
Protein-coding sequences here:
- the LOC140009907 gene encoding uncharacterized protein; protein product: MGFQLVSKCFCCALATGATLEHVFSAGQLALEVWAYFQNICGIGSSYDSLRAHLFDWWMSPTPRGKQRFVFDIVPVFICWNIWKARCRAVFEEAGVRVKEICEAVFQDVKSAFEVQFSLAAQGVKQIWCSIRMVVLRETRERGGGGLLRDSDGQLLVAFSAYLGKATSLRAEVLAMLKGVQLCLGKGFLPRIVQSDSMLLIDILQRRCLCPWSVRREVEQVWHLVEGVQFEHRYKEANKVADLLSNVGVSHPQELVRVYFTEHTLPSVARGECRLNRLGVPSVRRVRVGRA